TCACATGATTTAGGTGTTGTAAAACATATCGCAGATCGTATTCTGGTAATGTATTTGGGACATGTTGTTGAAGAGGGTACTAGTGAAGATATCTTCAATCATCCTTCACATCCTTATACACGAACATTACTGAATGCGATTCCTACAATTGGTGTAGAGATGAGTGAAAATACACTGATTGAAGGTGATCTTCCATCACCATCTAATCCACCAAAAGGTTGTGTATTCCACACAAGATGTCCTTTTGCGAAAGAGGAATGTACACTCAAACAACCAGAAATTAAAGACCTAGGGAATGGTCATCAATATGCATGCATATTGAATGCAGAAAATGAAAGTGAGTAAACTTATGGAATTTAATCGTGAACAAATTGAAAAGAACTTCCGCCAGCGTATCAAAGGATTATCATCTGTATTTGGACCTAGCGGTTTTGAAGAAGAAGTCGCAGAACTTATCAAGCAAAACTTAGCTGATTCAGACTTTACACATTCTACAGATGTGCTTGGTAATTTAATTTATCATCGTAAAGGAACAGGTAGTAAGAAGATTCTCATTGCGGCACATATGGATGAAATTGGTTTAATTATTCGTCATATTGATAGTAAAGGATTTATCTGGGTAGATACACTTGGAGGTTTCGCACCTCAACAGTTCTTTGGTAAGCGTGTCATCATTAAGACAGATGAAGGTAAGCATATCAACGGTATTATTAATTCACTCCATCCAGGAAGACCTGATCGTTGTACAACAATGCCATCTTCCGTACATGAATTTTTTATTGAAGTAGGTTGTGAATCTCGCCAAGAAGTATTAGATCTTGGCATTGAAGAGGGTAATGCAGTTTCGATTGACTATCCAGTAATTGAACTTGGTAAACATAAGTTAGGTGGTAAGGCGCTGGATGATCGTGCACTCGTGTTTATCTTGGAAGAGGTCGTACGTTTACTACAAGGTAGAGAAGATATTCCTGATTTATATGCGGTTTTTACAACCCAAGAAGAGGTAGGCGCTCGTGGTGCTATCGTAGCCGCAACAAATATTAAACCAGATATTGCGATTGCTTTAGATATGAGTCTTGCGACAGATATTCCAGGTGTTCCAGAATCTGAATATATTAACGTATTAGGTAAGGGAACATCCATCAAGGTGATGGATAAACTTTCTACTTGTATCGGTGGCTTGATTGCACATCCACAGCTTGTGCATGATTTAAAGAAAGTTGCGAAGGATAATCAGATTCCATACGGAATTGAAGCGTATGCGGCTGGTGCGACCGATGCAAGCTTTATGCAGACATTAAACGGTGGTATTATCGCTGGTGGTGTTCAGATTCCAATGCGTTATGTACATAGCTATGAAGTCGTCGATGTACGAGATGTCGTTGATACAGTTGAATTATTATATCGATACATCCTTACACAGGCATAGGGAGGTAATTTACCTCCTTTTTTGATGATAACGATAGGAGATTTACATTGTCTACGATATAATAAGCGATGTGAAAGAGGACGATTATGGAATGGTTAAAAGACTGTTTAAATAAGAGGTTTTTCAAGATTCCGGTGTATGGATATATCGCTGGAATCGGCATGTTTATTATGCAGAGATATATGTATCTTTGGACAAATGATATTAGTCTTGCCTTAGGGATAGGGTGGCATACAACCAAGATTGCATGGCTAGATGATTTGATACCACTATTTCTTCCGTTCATTACTGTTTATATCTTGTCGTATTTTTTCTGGATTTATGGTCCAATGGCCGTTGCAAAGAATGGAACGAAGGAACATTTCAAAGATTTCTTAGTTGGAATGTCTGTGGCATACTTGATAGGTGCGATTGTATTTACAGTCTATCCTACACGTATGGACCGTGTTGCGGAGAACCTTCTCAATGATAATCCTGGTGTGTTAAATCAAGCGCTTCAGTGGATTTACAATATGGATGGTGGCCGCTATGGTACAAACCTAGCGCCAAGTTACCATTGTTTGATTAGTACTTGTTGTTATATGGGAGTCGCAAGACGCCCTGAGTATGCGAATTCCTATCGTATCTTCTCCGCAGTATTCTGCGTATTGATTTTCGCAAGTACAGTATTATGTAAACAACATTATTTCATTGATATTCCTGCAGGAATTATCATTGCGTATATTTCAATGAAACTAGCAATGAAACATCATTGGGGAAAAGTTTTAACATTTTAAAGTAAAGAGGTAGTCATGAGTATATTAAACGTTGAACATTTATCACATAGCTTTGGAGATCGTATCATCTTTGATGATGTGTCTTTTCGATTGTTAAAAGGTGAACATATTGGTTTGATTGGCGCAAATGGTGAAGGTAAATCAACGTTCATGAAAATTGTGACTGGTCAACTCATTCCGGAAGAAGGAAAAGTGGAATGGGCTAAACATGTCATTACAGGATATATGGATCAAACGGCTATTTTAACAAAGGGTAGCACGATACGTATGGTCTTACAGACTGCATTCGATGAACTCTTTGAAATGGAAAGTCGCATGAACCAACTTTATATGGATATGGCTGATGAGTCCATCAGTGAAGCGCAGATGTATGACATGATGAGTGAAGCAGGTTCATTAGCGGATGTATTAAATGCACATGACTTCTATATGATTGATGCGAAGATTGATGAAGTATCACGTGCATTAGGTCTATATGATTTAGGCTTAGATCGAGATGTTGTGGATTTATCAGGTGGTCAACGTACAAAGGTCTTATTAGCGAAGCTTTTACTACAAAAGCCAGATATCTTACTCTTAGATGAACCTACAAACTATCTCGATGTAGAGCATATCACATGGCTACAAAAATACTTACAAGAATATGAGAATGCGTTTATTTTAATTTCTCATGATATTCCATTCTTAAATAGCGTCGTCAATATTATCTATCACATGGATAACAGTGCACTTACAAGATATGCAGGTAACTATGATAAGTTTATGGAAGTCTACGAAGTCCGTAAGGCACAAAAGGAAGCTGCCTATAACCGTCAACAGAAAGAGATTGCGGAGCTTAAGGATTTCGTGGCTAGAAACAAAGCACGTGTCTCTACACGTAATATGGCGATGTCTCGACAGAAGAAACTGGATAAGATGGAGCTGATTGAAAAGAGCATTGAAAAACCAAAGCCAGAATTCTCATTCCGTACTGCATGTACACCTGGTCGGGTCATCTTTGAAACAAAGCAACTCGTGATTGGTTATGATACGCCACTTTCCAAACCACTTGATTTCCTTGTGGAAAGAAAAGAGAAGGTGATTCTAAGTGGTGCCAATGGTATTGGTAAGACAACACTTTTAAAGAGTCTGCTTGGTATCATCCCACCGTTATCCGGTGAGATTGAAAAAGATCAGTACCTAAAGATCGGATACTTTGAACAGGAAGTGCTCGGTGAAAACGATAAAACATGCTTGCAAGAAATTTGGGACACATTCCCAGCATGGACACAATATGAGTGCCGTGCGGCACTTGCCAAGTGTGGCTTAACAACAAAACATATTGAAAGTCGTATTCAAGTACTTTCTGGTGGTGAACAGGCGAAGGTCAGACTGTGTAAGTTGATGAATCGTGATGCGAATATTCTTGTATTAGACGAACCTACAAACCACTTGGATACGGATGCGAAAGATTCATTAAAACAAGCAATATTAGATTATCAAGGAACTGTGCTAATGGTTTGCCATGAGCCAGATTTCTATGAAGGTTTAGCGACTCGTGTTGTTGATTGTACTGAATGGACAACGCGTATTATTTAAGGAGGTCTATGAAAAAATTAACAACAAAAGAATATCTATTACTTGGATCAATGTTGTTTGGGATGTTTTTTGGTGCAGGTAATTTGATTTTCCCAGTATATATGGGACAGCTATCAGGTGCCAATAGTATTCCAGCCATCATTGGTTTCTGTATAACAGGTGTTGGGCTACCACTACTTGGAATCGCCGCAATTGGCATTTCAAAGAGCGAAGGGTTATTTGATGCGGCAAAGAAGGTATCTACATGGTTTAGTTACTTCTTTACTGTCATTCTTTATTTAAGTATTGGTCCATTATTTGCAATTCCAAGAACAGCGACAGTTAGTTTTACAACTGGTATTACACCATTTATTTCATCTAATCAAACACAACTTGGATTATTTATCTATACACTGATTTTCTTTGCGCTAGTACTATTATTCTCTTTGCGTCCATCGAAGATTATGACTTGGATTGGAAAATATATTAACTCTATCTTCTTAGTATTATTATTCTGCTTATTGGTAATGGCATTTGTAAAACCTATTGGTTCCTTTACAAATGTACAACCTACAGGTGGCTATATATCGCATTCGTTTTCTACTGGCCTTTTAGAAGGCTATAATACCATGGATGCTTTGGCATCTCTTGCATTTGCGATTGTACTAATTAACGCAATCAAAGAATTTCATATCAAAGACGCAAAAGAAATTGCGAAGATTACACTCAGAAGTGGAGTACTAGCAGTTGCATTAATGGCAATTATCTATTTTGGATTAACGATTTTAGGTGCTCAATCTGTTTTATTACAAGGTACAAGTGAAAATGGTGGTGTTGCCTTAGCTATCCTTGCAAAACATTATTATGATGCTGTTGGTAATGTACTACTTGCAGGAATTATGATTTTTGCATGTTTAAAGACAGCGATTGGTCTCGTAACTTCATGTGCAGAAACATTTGTTGAGGTATTCCCAAAGACAGTATCGTATCGTACTTATGCGGTTGGTTTTACACTAATTTCATTCCTATTATCAAACTTTGGATTGGATCGTATTCTCAAGTACTCATTACCTGCATTACTATTCTTATATCCAATTACGATTGTATTTATCTTCTTGTTGTTGGTTGGCAGCTTTGTAGGGGAAAATAAGATTATCTATCAATCTACGATTATCGCAACAATTATCGCTGCATTTATAGATACCTTCTCTAAGCCATCCTATACATTCATGCATAGTGCATTTACGGAGGGACTAGTTAATCTATATCAGAAATTACCAATGTATGAGATTGGATTTGCGTGGGTAATCTTCTCTCTGATTGGATTCGTCGTTGGTTTCTTATTATCTAAGATGACAAAAAATAGCCATAAGACTATTTTTCGTTACATGCATTCTGCTGGTAAACTTGGACTTCAGAAAAAGAAGGATCTAAAACAACTTTACAAATAATATAATCCTGTGATTTGAAGGTTACGACTGCTTCTGCAGTTTGTCCAATTTTGTCATAGAGTCTACCAGCACTCATGCATTCTCCAATCACAGTTCGAACGCTATTTGCGACATAACCGATTTTACCAAAGGGGATGTGATTTACCTGAATGGATTCAGTATCGTATTCGTTATTTGTATCTTTCTTGAGATAAAGAATGTCTCCTTTTTCAACCATTTCTGTACCGTAGCGGTAGAATGTTCCTGTAACTGTTATATAAGCTTCTTTCATGGGTTAATCCCTCCTTGCTTGTCTATAAGTACTATATAGGAGGGTCTGTACATAAAATATGCCAGATAAAAAATATTTGATTTTACTCAAATATTTTTTCTAACAGTAAACAAAAATGGCCTATGGAAATGCGATGAAATCAAGTATTTCTCTTATATGTTCCGTTGAATAATATCAAATGTCGTAAAATTCTATCCATCTTTGGCCACAGTTCTACTGCACCTTTTACTCTAAACAGATATACAAACCAATTTAAATAGGATTGTAGATTAGTCATTCTCATCCCAATGAAGCGATAGATATACCTTTTTAGCCATGAACACATATTGTTTATCAATGCCATGTTCTCTAGATATTCTTTGTCGTGTGTATTGGCTTTATAGAATTCTTCTTTCAAATCTAATTCTTTTATCAGCTTGTCATGTGCTCTTTCGCCATCATGTACTAGTGTTGATCCGGAAGCGATATGATTCTTTAGTGCTTCAAAGATACGTGAAGCAGATGGCTTTCCATGACCACAAATAACAGCGTATGTATTTTTGTGACAATCGATTGCCACAACGATACAGAGTTGGCTCTTAGATAATCCTCTCTTCTTGTCTAGGCCATTTTTGTTTACTGTTAGAATATTTTTTTATTCTTGATTGATTGCGGCAGAACTAAGAGGCTCAACTTTGTGAATCATCATTGTAGGATTAGCATCCTGAATTTTTACTAGTTCTTCATCAGGCGCATTAATATCTGTGATCAGATAATTTAGTTTGTTTACACTGGCAGAAATATAATTGTGTGTTTGACCAATTTTTGTATAGTCACAAACAATGAAGATACTACCAAGAGTATTTCTGACCATTGTTTCGTTGATTGCTGTTTCGGAGAAGATTGCAGTTGTAATACCACTTGTGCTACTAATACCACTACAACCCAAGAAACATTTATTTGCGCGTATCTTATGTAGATTATTCAGTGCAAAATCACCAACCATCGCTTCCTTTGGATAGCGCAGTTCACCACCTGTTAACACAATGCTAATTAAGGGACTATGTTTAACTAGAACCATCTTCGCGTTATTGGTAATAATAGTACAACGCTTATTTAAAATATACTGTGGGATGAGTAGGGCGGTAGAACTTGTGTTGATAAATATGGTATCGCCATCTTCGATGTAACTTGCTGCCATTTTTGCGATTGCATGTTTATAGCGCTTATTTGTAAAGTCACTATTATCGTGGTCAACCATGTGTTGGATGATTTTTGCACCACCATGGTAACGGATAATAGCTCCGCGATCTTCCCAGTACTGTAAGTCACGACGAATTGTAATCTCTGAAACATCAAAATCATTCATTAACTGCTTTACAGTAACATCTCCTAATTTTTGAATAATCATCATAATATCATCACGACGTTTTTGAACAATCTTATAATCTACTTTCATATTTCGTTTCCATCTTCGAAATAATTATAACATTTAATGAATGAATAATCATAAAAATATTTTTAATTAATTAAAAAATTCCAAAAATAATGTATAAATATATAAAAATGATTAAATTAAATGAATAAGTCGTAAAAACGATTAAATGAACATATAATTCTTTGATAATCAAAAAATGAGTTGGTATGATAAAACCATCATAAAGGAGGTTATCATGCCAAAAGTAAATGAAATTACAAGGGAGTCTTGGATTTTAGGCGCATTCCCAGAATGGGGGACATGGCTAAATGAAGAGATTGACAACACAGTTGTTGAACCTGGTACATTTTCAATGTGGTGGTTGGGATGTGTAGGTGTATGGTTTAAGACAGAAAATGATACAAACATCGCAATCGACTTATGGTTTGGCAATGGAAAGAGAACACAAAAAGTATCATCCATGGCCCCATACCATCAAATGCGAAATATGATGGGCGTTGAAAATCTACAGCCTAATCTGCGTGCAGCACCAATTGTTTATGATCCATTTGGTGTAACAAAGTGTGATGCAGTATTAGCGACTCATTATCATAACGATCATATCGATCCATTCTTTGCGGCAGCTGTATTAAAGAACTGTAGTGATGATGTGCCGTTTATTGGACCATTGGAGTGTGTGAAAAAGTGGGTCGGCTGGGGCGTTCCAGAAGAGCGCTGTAAGGTTGTTAAGCCAGGGGATATAATTACAATCAAGGATACAAAGATTCATGTATTAGAGTCCTACGACAGAACATGTCTAGTCACAACGGAAGTTGGTGAAGATATTGCAGGTATCTGCCCTACAAACATGGATCAAAAAGCAGTCAACTACTTAATTGAGATGCCTGCAGGAACTGTATATCATACTGGTGATTCACACTATAGTATCTGCTATGCGGATATCGGTAAGAAGTACAATATTGATATTGCCTTCGGTGCGTATGGTGAAAATCCTGTAGGATGCCAAGATAAGATGACATCTGTTGATATGTGCAGAATGGGTGAAGCGACTAACGCAAAGGTAATTATTCCTTTGCACCATGATGTATGGACAAATATGAAAGCGGATCCTGAAGAAATAATGTTAGTATATAACTTCAAGAAGGATGTGCTAAAGTACAAGTTCCATCCATTCATTTGGGATGTAGGTGGTAAGTATACATGGCCATTAGATAAGGACTTATTGAAGTTCCACTATCGTCGTGGATTTGAAGACTGCTTTACAAAGGAACGCAATGTTCCATTCCCAAGTATTTTATAATTGGAGAAAATAAATGTTACTACAAGAAATACTAGATAATCATCTGACTAGCTACCATCAAGAATTTCCAACCTGGCAAGATGCCATCAAGGGTTGTGGGGAAACGTTGATTGAACAAGGATTCATCGATAATCGCTATGTAGAAGCAATCATTAAATGTGTTACAGAATATGGACCATACATTGTGATTTGTCCTAATGTAGCAATGCCGCATTCTACGCTAGGTGCAGAGGGTGTATACAAAACTGGTATTGGTTTTATGAAGGTAGAGAAGCCAGTTGCGTTCGATGATAATGATAGAGAAAAAGACGCAAGGCTATTCTTTACACTCGCTGCTATTAATCACGATCAACATCTAAATAATATGATGCAGCTATCTGAACTATTAATGAATGAAGAGGTCGTAAATGACCTATTAGAAATTCACAATGATGACGACTTAAGAAAGGTCATCGAAAAATACAAATAATATAATTAGGGGGAAATATGAGCGTTTTATATGGAATTTGGGTATGGTTCGCAAGTAATATCTTGACCAAACCAGCATACTTTATTGGTTTAATCGTCTTAATTGGTTACATTCTTCAGAAAAAGACTTGGTACGATTCGCTAGCAGGTTTTATTAAGGCAACAGTAGGTTTCTTGATCTTAAGCGTAGGTTCTGGTGGACTAGTAAGTAATTTCAGACCAATCCTTGTTGGATTAAAAGATCGCTTTAACTTAGATGCAATGGTTATCGATCCATACTTCGGACAAAATGCAGTGCAGTCAGCAATGGAAGGAATTGGACGTAGCTTTTCACAAGTAATGTTCCTATTATTAATTGCATTTATCTTTAACTTAGTTCTTGTTAAGTTTAACAAGATTACAAAATTACGTGCAGTATTCACAACAGGTCATGTGCAAATGCAACAGGCCGCAACAGCATTCTGGTTAATTCTATTCTGCTTCCCACAGTTGGGTGATACACCAATGTTAATTATCATGTCACTCATTCTTGGTTTATACTGGGCAGTTGGTTCTAACCTCACAGTTGAAATTTCTCAGGACTTAACAGACGGTGGTGGATTCTGTGTAGCTCACCAGCAAATGTTTGGTATCGCGTTCTTCTCATACTTATCCAAGAAGATATTTGGTAATAAGAAGAATTCTAAGAGAATCGAAGATATCCAATTACCTGGCTTTATGTCAATCTTTAATGAAAACATGGTTTCTACAGCTATCTTAATGATGATTTTCTTCGGAGCTATCATGGCTGTATTAGGTAAGGATTACTTTATTGAAACTAAGGTGCTAAAGGAAGGCGCAAGCTTCTTCATGTATGTGGTTGATACATCACTTAAGTTTGCTGTATATCTAGCTATCTTACAACTTGGTGTACGTACATTCGTAACAGAATTAACAAACTCATTCCAGGGTATTTCCAATACATTCTTACCTGGTGCGGTTCCTGGTATCGACTGTGCAGCTACATATGGATTTGGTAGTCCTAATGCAGTAACTATCGGTTTCTTATTCGGTGCATTAGGTCAGTTTATTGCTATCATCGCATTACTATTATTGAAGTCTCCAACAATTGTTATTGCAGGGTTCGTTCCAGTATTCTTTGATAACGCAACAATCGCTGTATACGCAAATAATAAGGGTGGCATAAAGGCTGCTATGTTATTCCCATTCCTTTCAGGTTTATGCCAGGTATTCGGTAGTGCTTTAATCGCTGGTGCAGTAGGACTTGCGGCTCATGGTGGTTACTTAGGTATGTGGGACTGGGCAGTTGTATGGCCAATCTTCACTGTTATCATGAAGTATGCAGGATTTATTGGTTTAGCAATTATCTTAGTAGTGCTAATCTTGATTCCACAGTTACAATATCGTAGCCATCCAGATACATATTTCTTATGTGTAGAGGATTACGAAGCTTATAAAGAAAAAGTAAAGAAGGAGTGAACAACAAATGATTAAAGTTTTAGTCGCATGTGCAAATGGAGCCGGAACATCTTTGATGATGAAGATGAGAGTGGAAAAGGCATGTAAAGATTTAGGTGTAGAGGTATCTACAATTCATCACTGTTCTTTATCAGAAGGTAAGAGTGCGGCAACTCAATATGATGTTGTATTTTGCCCACTAAACTTTAAGAACATGTTTACAGATGCAGAGAAAAAAGGCGTTAAAATCTGCGGTATGAAGAACGTACTATCAGATAAAGAAGCGCAAGCACTTTTAAAAGAAGCAGGCTTTGCAGAATAACAACGAAAGCTACTGCTGAGCAGTAGCTTTTTAGAAAGGTTTACTGAATGAAAGTAAATAAGAAAGTATTGGGTACTTTAAATAAGTGTTATGCATTAGCACAGGTAGAATTCAATGGGAAGAACTATCTTGCATGTGCTGCTGAAAAAGAAGACCCATGTTACTTATATGATTATGAGGGAAACTTTGTAGAAAAGTTGTGGGATGGACCTGGTGGTGTGATGTCACTAGAACAGTATCCAAACCAGACATATCCAACAATACTTGCGACTTGGAAGTTCTACTCTCCAAATAATGGGGCAGATTCCAAGATTGTATACTACCTCAGAAAAGATGGTGAGTGGCAGATTCATACATTATGCAAGCTTCCATTCGTACATCGCTTTGGTGTGATTGAAAGAAATCACCAGAAGTATCTGGTAGCTTGTACATTAAAGAGTGCACATGCATTCAAAGATGACTGGACATGTCCTGGAAGAGTATGGGTGGCTAAGCTGCCAGAGGATATCTCCATCTATGATGAAGATCATCAGTTAGAACTTACACCATTAATCAGTGGTCTTACACAAAACCATGGCTTCTTCAAGACAGAAGAAGAGGATTATCAAATTGCCCTGGTCGGCACAAAGAACGGTATCTTTAAAGTTATTCCACCAGCTGATGAAAATAGCGAATGGACATACGAGCAGCTTACAGCTGATCCAGCTTCTGATATGTTGTATCTAGACTTCGATAATGACGGACAAAAAGAGCTAATGACTTTCGCACCATTCCATGGTGATACACTTGCTATCTATAAGCTGGTAGATGGTTCTTATCAAAAGGTATGGGAAGATGAAAGAAAGATGCCATTCTTGCATGCAATCTATCCATTAGAAATGAATGGAAAGGTATATGGAATCTATGGTTATCGTAGGAATGAACTAGAACTAAATCTTTTATCTTACGATGCAGATACGAATACATATATCAGTGAAAACTTAGATCGTAATGCAGGTCCTACAAATGCATTGGCGTTCAAGGATGGGAATGTACAGAAGATCTTCGTATCAAATCGCGAAACAAATGAAATTGCATTGTACACGATTGAGGAATAAATATGTTAGATGAATTAAAACAAAAAGTATATGAGGCAAATATGATGTTGCCTAAGAATGGACTTGTAGTCTTTACTTGGGGTAACGTTTCCGGTATCGACCGTGAAAAGGGCTTAATGGTTATCAAGCCATCTGGTGTTGAATATAATGAACTAA
This genomic window from Solobacterium moorei contains:
- a CDS encoding DeoR/GlpR family DNA-binding transcription regulator; the encoded protein is MKVDYKIVQKRRDDIMMIIQKLGDVTVKQLMNDFDVSEITIRRDLQYWEDRGAIIRYHGGAKIIQHMVDHDNSDFTNKRYKHAIAKMAASYIEDGDTIFINTSSTALLIPQYILNKRCTIITNNAKMVLVKHSPLISIVLTGGELRYPKEAMVGDFALNNLHKIRANKCFLGCSGISSTSGITTAIFSETAINETMVRNTLGSIFIVCDYTKIGQTHNYISASVNKLNYLITDINAPDEELVKIQDANPTMMIHKVEPLSSAAINQE
- the ulaG gene encoding L-ascorbate 6-phosphate lactonase; this translates as MPKVNEITRESWILGAFPEWGTWLNEEIDNTVVEPGTFSMWWLGCVGVWFKTENDTNIAIDLWFGNGKRTQKVSSMAPYHQMRNMMGVENLQPNLRAAPIVYDPFGVTKCDAVLATHYHNDHIDPFFAAAVLKNCSDDVPFIGPLECVKKWVGWGVPEERCKVVKPGDIITIKDTKIHVLESYDRTCLVTTEVGEDIAGICPTNMDQKAVNYLIEMPAGTVYHTGDSHYSICYADIGKKYNIDIAFGAYGENPVGCQDKMTSVDMCRMGEATNAKVIIPLHHDVWTNMKADPEEIMLVYNFKKDVLKYKFHPFIWDVGGKYTWPLDKDLLKFHYRRGFEDCFTKERNVPFPSIL
- a CDS encoding ABC-F family ATP-binding cassette domain-containing protein → MSILNVEHLSHSFGDRIIFDDVSFRLLKGEHIGLIGANGEGKSTFMKIVTGQLIPEEGKVEWAKHVITGYMDQTAILTKGSTIRMVLQTAFDELFEMESRMNQLYMDMADESISEAQMYDMMSEAGSLADVLNAHDFYMIDAKIDEVSRALGLYDLGLDRDVVDLSGGQRTKVLLAKLLLQKPDILLLDEPTNYLDVEHITWLQKYLQEYENAFILISHDIPFLNSVVNIIYHMDNSALTRYAGNYDKFMEVYEVRKAQKEAAYNRQQKEIAELKDFVARNKARVSTRNMAMSRQKKLDKMELIEKSIEKPKPEFSFRTACTPGRVIFETKQLVIGYDTPLSKPLDFLVERKEKVILSGANGIGKTTLLKSLLGIIPPLSGEIEKDQYLKIGYFEQEVLGENDKTCLQEIWDTFPAWTQYECRAALAKCGLTTKHIESRIQVLSGGEQAKVRLCKLMNRDANILVLDEPTNHLDTDAKDSLKQAILDYQGTVLMVCHEPDFYEGLATRVVDCTEWTTRII
- a CDS encoding transposase, producing the protein MLTVNKNGLDKKRGLSKSQLCIVVAIDCHKNTYAVICGHGKPSASRIFEALKNHIASGSTLVHDGERAHDKLIKELDLKEEFYKANTHDKEYLENMALINNMCSWLKRYIYRFIGMRMTNLQSYLNWFVYLFRVKGAVELWPKMDRILRHLILFNGTYKRNT
- a CDS encoding PTS sugar transporter subunit IIB encodes the protein MIKVLVACANGAGTSLMMKMRVEKACKDLGVEVSTIHHCSLSEGKSAATQYDVVFCPLNFKNMFTDAEKKGVKICGMKNVLSDKEAQALLKEAGFAE
- a CDS encoding M42 family metallopeptidase, with translation MEFNREQIEKNFRQRIKGLSSVFGPSGFEEEVAELIKQNLADSDFTHSTDVLGNLIYHRKGTGSKKILIAAHMDEIGLIIRHIDSKGFIWVDTLGGFAPQQFFGKRVIIKTDEGKHINGIINSLHPGRPDRCTTMPSSVHEFFIEVGCESRQEVLDLGIEEGNAVSIDYPVIELGKHKLGGKALDDRALVFILEEVVRLLQGREDIPDLYAVFTTQEEVGARGAIVAATNIKPDIAIALDMSLATDIPGVPESEYINVLGKGTSIKVMDKLSTCIGGLIAHPQLVHDLKKVAKDNQIPYGIEAYAAGATDASFMQTLNGGIIAGGVQIPMRYVHSYEVVDVRDVVDTVELLYRYILTQA
- a CDS encoding phosphatase PAP2 family protein, with the translated sequence MEWLKDCLNKRFFKIPVYGYIAGIGMFIMQRYMYLWTNDISLALGIGWHTTKIAWLDDLIPLFLPFITVYILSYFFWIYGPMAVAKNGTKEHFKDFLVGMSVAYLIGAIVFTVYPTRMDRVAENLLNDNPGVLNQALQWIYNMDGGRYGTNLAPSYHCLISTCCYMGVARRPEYANSYRIFSAVFCVLIFASTVLCKQHYFIDIPAGIIIAYISMKLAMKHHWGKVLTF
- the brnQ gene encoding branched-chain amino acid transport system II carrier protein, with product MKKLTTKEYLLLGSMLFGMFFGAGNLIFPVYMGQLSGANSIPAIIGFCITGVGLPLLGIAAIGISKSEGLFDAAKKVSTWFSYFFTVILYLSIGPLFAIPRTATVSFTTGITPFISSNQTQLGLFIYTLIFFALVLLFSLRPSKIMTWIGKYINSIFLVLLFCLLVMAFVKPIGSFTNVQPTGGYISHSFSTGLLEGYNTMDALASLAFAIVLINAIKEFHIKDAKEIAKITLRSGVLAVALMAIIYFGLTILGAQSVLLQGTSENGGVALAILAKHYYDAVGNVLLAGIMIFACLKTAIGLVTSCAETFVEVFPKTVSYRTYAVGFTLISFLLSNFGLDRILKYSLPALLFLYPITIVFIFLLLVGSFVGENKIIYQSTIIATIIAAFIDTFSKPSYTFMHSAFTEGLVNLYQKLPMYEIGFAWVIFSLIGFVVGFLLSKMTKNSHKTIFRYMHSAGKLGLQKKKDLKQLYK
- a CDS encoding PTS ascorbate transporter subunit IIC; the encoded protein is MSVLYGIWVWFASNILTKPAYFIGLIVLIGYILQKKTWYDSLAGFIKATVGFLILSVGSGGLVSNFRPILVGLKDRFNLDAMVIDPYFGQNAVQSAMEGIGRSFSQVMFLLLIAFIFNLVLVKFNKITKLRAVFTTGHVQMQQAATAFWLILFCFPQLGDTPMLIIMSLILGLYWAVGSNLTVEISQDLTDGGGFCVAHQQMFGIAFFSYLSKKIFGNKKNSKRIEDIQLPGFMSIFNENMVSTAILMMIFFGAIMAVLGKDYFIETKVLKEGASFFMYVVDTSLKFAVYLAILQLGVRTFVTELTNSFQGISNTFLPGAVPGIDCAATYGFGSPNAVTIGFLFGALGQFIAIIALLLLKSPTIVIAGFVPVFFDNATIAVYANNKGGIKAAMLFPFLSGLCQVFGSALIAGAVGLAAHGGYLGMWDWAVVWPIFTVIMKYAGFIGLAIILVVLILIPQLQYRSHPDTYFLCVEDYEAYKEKVKKE
- a CDS encoding PTS sugar transporter subunit IIA; amino-acid sequence: MLLQEILDNHLTSYHQEFPTWQDAIKGCGETLIEQGFIDNRYVEAIIKCVTEYGPYIVICPNVAMPHSTLGAEGVYKTGIGFMKVEKPVAFDDNDREKDARLFFTLAAINHDQHLNNMMQLSELLMNEEVVNDLLEIHNDDDLRKVIEKYK
- a CDS encoding HIRAN domain-containing protein, whose translation is MKEAYITVTGTFYRYGTEMVEKGDILYLKKDTNNEYDTESIQVNHIPFGKIGYVANSVRTVIGECMSAGRLYDKIGQTAEAVVTFKSQDYIICKVVLDPSFSEVQVYQQNACNEK